GATTCCATTGATTTTTTTGTGTTATACGTAATAATCCACGATCAGCATCAATGGCTTTTCCCTGTTGTCAAAACACTTATCACCTCCTTTAATCATCCCAATCATTGAATCATATAAATCATGGTGCTGACATTTTCCCCAATCTTACGAATCTCACCACAGTCATTTTATTTTCATAATAAGATCTTCTCTTCTCCGGCCTTTGTTCAATCGGTGTCGGCACTGTGACAAAGTGAATTGAAAATCAACGCAACTAATACGGTTCAACCGACGCTTCCTTGCTGGGTCGTCCCGACCGCAGGAAGCCTAAGTATTAGCTGCAGCCATTTTTTCTCTCCGTAAAGTAATTATTCGCAAGTTGTCATCTATATTCACCATACTCAATAAATATGAGTAAAGTTGCAATAATAAATAATCCTAATCCGATACTTATAAAAATCGCTTCCAATAATCTATTGGTCAGCATTCCAATACCAATACCAATTAAAATGGAACCAAAAATTATCAAGACGCAGAGAATGAATTTCAACGATTTATTAAACAGTTTCGTCTCCATTTTGATATTTTTTTAAGTGACGATTATATAGTCTATTTTTTTCTCTCTTTGATAGATTCCCCTTTTTTGTCTCTTCTTTTACTCCTTCCCACTCAAGTTTCAATAAATCTTGAGTAAGGCATATTAGTTTATCTATTTCAACTGTCGTATTTTTGAAATCAGAGTTAAGTACACTATTATAAATAGAATCGACGGAATTAACAATCAGGCTGTCAATCTTGTCATTTTTGTCAAGTTGTAATTTGATTAAATATCTTAGTTGTTGTAATTTGAAAAGTTTCTCTGCTTGGACGCTTTTAGTTGCAATAGTGATAAGATAAGTCAAACTACAATATTCTGCTATTGCATTTCTAATTGTGTCCATCCATTTCGCTCTCAAAGTCGTGACGGAATTTATGAATATTGTTTTTTTAGAATTTTGTACTCCAATGTATATACTTGTTAGTCCAATTATCAATGATACTAAAATTCCTACTAAAGTAATAATTTTGTCAATTGCCATCTCTTTATTTCTTTATGGTTGCAGCTAACGTTGATGGTATGGTGTCGTGCGGGATTACGAAACGATTTCCTATCAGTTTACACTTACTTTTTTTACGAGCCACAAACGCTCGAAAACCTCTGAAACCCGCATGCACTATACCATGTAGTAGTTGTTTTTTTCTTTTATTGTCCACCTGACATAGGCATCAATTTGGTAAATAATTCATCAATTTCATTGTCAAGCCGTTCATTTAATCTTAATTTCAATCTCTTTATCATTCGTGTTGACTTGAACCAAACATATGGATTAATTTTCCAAGCAATATCTCTTATGTCCATTTCTAGGTCATTTAAAGTGTCTTGAAAAAGATCTGGTTTTAAAGTTTCCATAACCTGTTTGACTCCAATCTCTATTTCGTTTTTATCGTTTGGAAATTGCTCTTTCAAATTATCAAACAAGTTTTGGATATTATCAAAAGTCTCAATCACCTTTGTTTTACCATTCAAATAATAAGCAGTTAAAGGGTCAATTGTCGCTAAAGTTTTAATCGAATCTTGATATCCTTCTTGAATTACCTTTAAATCTTTAATCAACTCAGGTTTCAAATAATCAATCAATATCCTAGTATAGATTGATTGCATAATCATTTTCATTTCTGGAGTTTGCTCATTCACAGGAATTTTGGAATGCACCTTATCTGTAATTTTCTGAACGAACTTATCAAAATCACTTCGAATGAATATGAAATAAGTCTCAAGAAGATTGTATAGAACAACTTTTAAATTTTTTTTATCTTCCTGTCTTGTTCTAAACCACTGTCCAACTTGATTAAGCATCCATCCAAAAGCAATTCCAATCACAGAAAAGATGAATCCCCATAATATTTTGTCAAATTCCTTCATGTAGTACGCTTTTTTACAATGAATGCTAACATCTGTGTATACGCCATTGCATGGGCATATATTTGCCTTATAAGAATCGGATAGCTATTGAAATACAACATGTTAAATAATATTCAGCTATTTGATTTATGGCGTATATCCAAACGTTAACTATTTATATTTCTAACTTATCCAATGGGTTTTTTATCTGTTCAAATCTCTTGTTTGTTATATCGGCATAAATCCCGATAGCTTTGCTGCTGCGGGGATTTTTCTCAATCTTATCAATCAAGATACAGCCATTTTATTTTCACCATAAGATCCTCTCTTCTCCGGCCTTTGTTCAATCGGTGTCCGCACTGTGATTTTTATGATGATAGGATTCCATTGATTTTTGTGTGTTATACATAATAATCCATGATCAGTATCAATGGCTTTTCCCTGTTGTCAGAACACTTATCACTTCCTTTAATCATCCTAATCATTGAATCATATAAATCATGGTGCAGACATTTGTTTCAATCATATAAATCACAGTGCTGACATTTGTTTCAATCACACAAATCATGCTGCTGACATTGTTCCCGATTGCTATCAAAGCAACCCTGTAACATACCATATTGTTAAGATAATACGGCCTTAAAGTTCACGATTATTTTTTAGACATCCAAACATTTTTGGCATTATTTTTCGCCTACATTGAATTTTTTTGGCAAAGCGAACAAAAAGAAAGCGAAAATCTACTTTTAGAGAAGACTTCTCTATCATTATCTTGTTTTTTCTTAGTTTCTCAACTTCTTTAACTTCTTACTATTCAGTTATTTTGTAATTCGGTTATTTGATGCTCCAACCCCATCCGCTTCGCTCGTCCCCGGAAAGATTGAAGGATCGAGGGACTGAGTGATTGAGGGTTACAACTTCCTGCTGTTCTTATATCTTCTTTAGCTTCGTGCTGTTCATGTATCTTCTAAGTTTCTGGCTTTCTTTTATTGTCAATTGTCATGATTTAAAGATGTCAGAGCTAACGCTCCTATGTGATGGAATAGAACATTGTATCCTATTAAGATTACAGGACTACGTCCCTTAACCGGTAAAGGATGTTTTGTAAACATATGAATATAGCCATAAAGCAGGAGCGTAGCTCTGGCATCTTCGTAGAAAACGATACCCATCACATCAAAACAGCCGCGTAGCGGTGACATCTTCCATTCATTTATAATTTGAAATCCGGGCACACATGATAATTAAGCAGATTGTTTTCATTGTCCATTGAATGTGTCTTCTTTAACTTCCTACTGTTCTGATTTCTACTAAACCACCAATTTTTATACCATAAAAGCGTGACCTCGAAGCCACGCTTTCACGATGTGCAATCCTATGGATTTTGTTACAGGCAAAATTATGGGAAGCGCTCCCCGTTAAGGAGACACCTCACACCAATCATTGCACAATACGGCTCACCGGTTCGCAAAATGCAGAGGTTCCGTCCTTGGTAACGGCAGCCGAGCGAAAATAATAACGGGTCCCGATGGTGAGGTTTTCGGCAATATATTCCACTTGCGTGGAAACACCTAATGTAACCCAATCTTTTTCGGAAGCCGGCAATGCCCCAACGATTATTTGCCAGATATACGAACGGGATCCTGTAACCGCTTTGCGGCGCAAACGAACCGATCCGGACATTGCACCATCTTCAACCATCAATATGGGCTGTTTACGGGGAGAAGGATCTTTTGAAAGGGTAAAGCCCGCTTGCAAAATAATGGCCTCGTCCCCATCGGCAATCCGCTCCACATACGCTGCCAGTTTCCGGAAGATAGCATCGGTTTCTTCCTCTGTCTGATGCATCAGGGCCGTGTCGGCCGTGCTCCCGTCACGGGCTTTCTGCGCTGCCGTTTCAAATTCATCCAGTTTCTTTTCAGCATCAGCGATTGGCACATCGGGTGTGGGGAAAAGGGTATTATCCTTCATTTTTGCCACCACATTGCGGTAGTAAGCAATCTTTTCCCAAATAGATAAACGAACAAAACTAAGCACTAACTTTGGCTTTCTCATACCATAATAAAATTTAGATATTAAAAAATAGAACATATAATCACCGCCCTATCTGCGGATAGAGTTTCTTTTCCTTATCTCCTTTCTTCCCTGCCTGTGTTGTTTGGGTTTATCGCATCTCAGCCGGACACCCTGTTATTTTTTTGCGGAATGAATAAATAAATTGTGGGCACATCGCATCTTCAGGCGTTTAACTTCCCTTTGCTGACACAGTTTATTCAATAGGCCCGGGATAGAATATCAATGAAAGCCCTTTCCTGACATACTTTACTGAACAGACCCACAGCCCTTCTTTACAAAAGTGCTTTGCAAGCTTACATTGTTATTATGCAGCCTTACATTGTCACTTTGCAAGCTTACATTGTTACTATGTAAGCTTACATTGTTACTTTGCAAGCTTACATTGTTACTATGTGAGCTTACATTGTCACTTTGCAGGCTTACATTGTTACTATGTGAGCTTACATTGTTACTTTGCAAGCTTACATTGTCACTTTGCAGGTTTACATTGTTACTATGTAAGCTTACATTGTTACTTTGCAAGCTTACATTGTCACTATGTAAGCTTACATTGGCGAAATTCACCTTGTAAAATGTTTTTTTTACCCGATATGGAAGAAAAAGAGTGTCAAAGAGCATCAGGAAACAGATCACCTGTCTGATTCCCGACGCAAAGGAAAGGCAGCAACACCTCAAAACCTTTACCATTTGTTAAGGCCACGGGATGCCGGATGTTATTTATGTTTTTTTATAATATATCCTCAGGGGGAATGAAACGATAGATTATTTGCCATGGGAAGTCAATTCCTGAAATCCTTCAAAGCTTTTGTGAATGGGGCAATGATGTGGCGTGGGAATGGTGTGGGGGAAGATTTACGGCGGGCTATTTTCCATCGCGGATGTGCTTATGTCCTTTTCCCGCAGGGACATGGATGCATCTGTTGACCGGATGGGGCAAAAACAGCCGGAAAGGGAACGCAACCTGCTATGTGTCGGTGATGAAGCCCAGACAAAGCAGGATGGAGTGTATAATTTTACCGGGTATAGGCCCATTCGAATGGATCTGTTTCCGGGCAAACTCCTTTATCACACGACTTAGCGAAGGGGGCTCAATGGCGATGTAGGATGCAATTTTGCGTTTGTAAACCGAGGAGAGTAATTGCGGATAACGCTCTGTCACTATCCGGTAGCGTTCGGTGGCATCATTTTGCAACAACAAAAGGTTATGATTGTGACGGTAGGAGTTGTGGCATGCCATGACAATCTGTTCAATACGCATCAGTTCCGGATATTGCTGTTGCAGGCGCTTAAGGTCACAGACCGCTATCCGGTAAAGCAGCCCCTCCTGCACCATTTCCAGATTGTGTTCCGAAGCGCACTTTAACTGCATGCTGAAGTATGAACCGACAAAATCGCCCGGGAAATAGAAACCGGTAGTGGTTGTCTCGTTGCTGCCGTTGGCAGAGCTGCATACTACCCCACTGGCTATCAACCAGACATAACGGGCGCAACTCCCTTCATGTAAAAATAACTCATTCTTCTTAAACCGGCATGGGATAAAATAGGTTGACAGGACATTGGGTACTTTGCGTTCAAAGTCCCGTACCAAGCGGATTAATTGCTCATATTGAGGTGAGAGATAGCTATTGGCGCACTCTTGCAGGTGAAGGTTATGTTCAAGAAATTGTGTCAACATGATAAATACAAAACACAAATTTATGAAATGTAATAAGATCAACAAATGGGTTAAGGGTTAATTAATTACAAATCAATAACAATAGCAAACCTATTATTTGGGAAAAACCTTTCTAAAACCATTTCAACTCATTCAAGATATAATTTCCATTGTCTCCTTGTTCTGTTATTCAGTTATTCAACTTTCGCAAGCTCAATTAACCCGGTTGCTTTAGACTTTTGAGATTTAAACCTTATTTTGTAAGTAGTTGAACCTTAGTAGCAATAGGTCATATGAAGATCAGGCAAACCTTATTCCCTTATTACATGAAACAAGCAGTAAATTTTCACATCCCAGTATAATAATGTTGGGATATGAATCCTTTACATCCTCCTACAAACAAATTATTATCGTATGGAATAAGGGAATAAGGTTAATTCCCAGTGTGGTTATTGGTTTTCCTACTAAGGGTTAAGCTACATCCAAAATAAGGTTCTGAAATGGTTACCTGATCCAAATTATCAGATATGGAATTCAAATTTCATACGGCAACTTTTAAAAACATAAACGTATGAAACTGAACATTGTTCCTATAGCTTTTTCACTTACAGCAATAAAGCCGGTTATCTCTGAAAGTATTGATGTATCTTTGCGTTGCAGCATTTTTTTTAGAATTTGTGTAGCAACTATAACCACTGAAATTTCAGTCAATTTACCAATTTATGATATCGTTCTTTTTAGATATCGGCATGTTTTCATATGTGTGAATGTTGAATAAATAAGATATGGACAAGGAGAAAACAAGATATGGATTCTAAAATAGTAAAAGAAAATACGATTATTGTAGCTGCCCTTTTCTTTTTTGTGGTTTCTACTACTATATATGGCAGTAGAAATAATACGACAAACAAATCAATAAATCATGCAAGTTTGATAAAAAAAGGAAGGTGTGTAAATGTGCCAGATTCTTTTGTATATAGTAACTCTAATGAAGATGTTATATACAAAGGAATGAGAGTATATCCTTCAAAAACAGATAGCAATTCATATGTAAGATCATTGAAAAATGGAGTATTTCTAAGCTTGCAGTCACACGATACATTGTATGTATTAGTAGATGAACAATACGTGTGTGCTAATAATGGAAATGCTTTTTCACCTGCTATTAGTGAAATTACCCTGAAGCATGTTTATCCAAAATATTTTCATATTTCACATGAAGATGATTTGCCTTATTTTATTTATCTAAAAAATCATTCAGACTCTATCGTGATAAATAATAATAAGAGAAAAAACAAATACACTTTGGAGTATGCATTTATACGTGATACATTATTTAGATTTCAATCCATTCAGGTGGGACAAAATAAAAAGACATTCTTTCATTCATTAGGATTAGCAACGCAGAATCTCTATGATATACATTATGTAGTTTTAGCAAATATGTCAGATATTACAGCTTGGTATACTAAATATATGAATACAAAAACAGCAAAGAGGGTTCATTGCCATGATATTATTTATACTATTCTGGTAAGGTTTAAGAATGATAAAGTTTACTATCTTCAATTAGGAAGTTGGATAGAAATGTTTGATAAGTAATTTCTTTTTTCCCTTTTATTGCCTATAAACCGCTATTTACCGTCGCAAATTCATTTTCTAACAATCCGATAATATCTCCCATTTTGCATTTCTGAATTTTATTGTTAATGGCGAGCGATCTGTCTGTTTTTATTATCTTTATGCCACAAAGAGAATATATTTATTTATGTCAACACCATTATCCTTCAGGGAGTTTGAGATCCATTTAAAAGGAAAAACGTACATTTGTATGCTATTCCAAATCATATAACTTCATAGCTATGTCGCTTAAAATCCGTTATGCCCTGTTTATTGTGTTAAGCCTCCTGTGGATGGGAAGTATAAGCCTGCATGCCGAACAGGCAAAGATGCCTCCATTCCGAATTACCCAAACCAATGGACATGTTTTTAATGCCAAAGACCTTCCGGGCGGAAAACCAACGATTCTTATCTATTTCTCTCCCGACTGTGGTGAGTGCCTGGAGTTCATGGATTCTTTTTTCCCGAAAATTCATCATTTTGACACGGCAAACATTGTTATGATTAATGCTATGTCCATGCAGGAGATGATTGCATTTGCTGATCGCTATAATGTGAAGCAATACAGTAATGTAGTTGTCGGAACAGAAGCACCGCGATTAACAATATGGAATTATTTACAGATTTCTGCACTTCCCTATCTTGCATTATATGATAAAGATGGGAATGAAGTATGCTCCTATCAGCAAAGTATCCCTTTAGATGATGTAATAACATTACTCAAAAGGTTGAAATAGACAAGCAGAAGCCGTTGAAAATCAGGAACAGGTCGAAAGTCAAAGATAGAAAGTCAAAAGGTCGAAAGCCGAAGGACTGAGGGTTATAACTTCCGGACTTCTCATCCTCTTTAGCTTCAGATTATCAGATTCCTACTACACTACTTCCTACCATCTACTCTCTACTGGGTTAATATTCTTCTCAACTTCCTGTGGTTGATTCTTTGCTTTCTCTATTCAACAATTATTGTATTATATTTGCAGGCAACAGGATAGTGAGATGGGGCGAAATGTTCTGAAAAAGCCACTTTTCAATTTGGGCTAAGCAAACTGAAACAAAACATGGAAGATAACGTACATATTTGGCATTTTTCCCGCATTGGCGGCGTCAACAGGGTATCTCTCGAAACGGGAAATGATCTGGTTCAATTGGGTCAACTGGATCAAAAGTTATGGACAGCCCTTAGTTGTCCGGTGCATGGACTAGAAATTGATGCCAAGACCCTGGAACTTATCGACAGCGATAAAGACAACCGTATCCGTGTTCCTGAAATTCTGGAAGCTACCCGATGGTTGACTTCACTGATCAAAAATCCCGACGATATACTCAAAGGCAGTGCTGTGTTACCTCTTTCTGCTATCAATGACGAAACGGATGAGGGGAAAAACCTGCTGGCTTCTGCCCGCCAGATCCTGATAAATATCGGAAAAGCCGATGCTACGGAAATTAGTGTGGATGACACTTCGGATACGGTTCGCATCTTTGCGGAAACCATATTCAATGGTGATGGCATTATCACGGAAGAGGCCTCCGATGACGAAGCCATCAGGCAAACTATCCGTAACATCATTGCCTGCACTGGCTCCGTCACCGATAGAAATGGCAAAGAAGGCATTTCTATGGAGCAGATAGAAATGTTTTACCGAAACTGCGAAGATTATGCCCAATGGTACGGACAATATGAAGCTGACCCTGAAAAAATAGCCCCTTTTGGCGAATCAACAGCCGGTGCCTACACAGCTTTCCTGGCAGTAAAATCAAAAATAGATGATTATTTCCTGCGATGCCGTCTGGCACAATATGATACCGACTCTACTGCTATTTTAAATACACCATCAACGCAGTATGACAGCATTAGCACCAAGGATCTCAATTCATGCATGGACGATATTGCCACATTTCCCCTGGCAAAAATTGAAACCAACGGGACACTGTCGCTTGTCCGGAGCATTAATCCCGCATGGGAAAAGGCGTTGGATGATTTCAGGCAACTTGTGGTTGTGCCCGTATGCGGTCATTTTGAAACCCTGACGGAAGAGGACATGGAAACCATCAGCCGGAAATTTGACGATTACAAAAACTGGCAAAATGACAAATGCGGTACTGCAGTCGAATCTTTAGGGATTGCAACCATACACGAAACATTGGCAGGCAACACAAAAGAAACCCTTTGTGCATTGATTGAGCAGGATAAAGCCCTAGAAACCGCTTCGGACAACATTCTTTTGGTTGAGCAACTGGTGAGGTATTACCGCGACCTCTATCTTTTGCTCAAAAACTATGTCACGTTCCATGATTTTTATTCTCCCGGCGCTGAAGCTATCTTCCAGGTGGGTAAATTATATATCGATCAGCGCTGTTGCGACCTATGCCTCAGGGTAAACGATATGGGCAAGCATAATTCATTTGCCGGACTAAGCGGCATTTGCCTGCTCTATTGCAGTTGCTACTCGAAAACACTGAATGAGAAAATGACCATCGTAGCAGCATTGACGGATGGCG
The sequence above is drawn from the Microbacter margulisiae genome and encodes:
- a CDS encoding fibronectin type III domain-containing protein; translated protein: MRKPKLVLSFVRLSIWEKIAYYRNVVAKMKDNTLFPTPDVPIADAEKKLDEFETAAQKARDGSTADTALMHQTEEETDAIFRKLAAYVERIADGDEAIILQAGFTLSKDPSPRKQPILMVEDGAMSGSVRLRRKAVTGSRSYIWQIIVGALPASEKDWVTLGVSTQVEYIAENLTIGTRYYFRSAAVTKDGTSAFCEPVSRIVQ
- a CDS encoding Crp/Fnr family transcriptional regulator, whose amino-acid sequence is MLTQFLEHNLHLQECANSYLSPQYEQLIRLVRDFERKVPNVLSTYFIPCRFKKNELFLHEGSCARYVWLIASGVVCSSANGSNETTTTGFYFPGDFVGSYFSMQLKCASEHNLEMVQEGLLYRIAVCDLKRLQQQYPELMRIEQIVMACHNSYRHNHNLLLLQNDATERYRIVTERYPQLLSSVYKRKIASYIAIEPPSLSRVIKEFARKQIHSNGPIPGKIIHSILLCLGFITDT
- a CDS encoding TlpA family protein disulfide reductase, with the translated sequence MSLKIRYALFIVLSLLWMGSISLHAEQAKMPPFRITQTNGHVFNAKDLPGGKPTILIYFSPDCGECLEFMDSFFPKIHHFDTANIVMINAMSMQEMIAFADRYNVKQYSNVVVGTEAPRLTIWNYLQISALPYLALYDKDGNEVCSYQQSIPLDDVITLLKRLK